Genomic DNA from Enterococcus saccharolyticus subsp. saccharolyticus:
CCCAAACATCAGAAACATTGCTAGCATTCGCAGAATAGACCAGAGCAGAATACGCATCAAAAATCAAAAACATATTTACTGAGTCTGTTTCAATAAGTGTTATATCCGCTTTTTTGCCGATTTCAATGGTTCCGCCTAGCACTTTCGCGCCCCTTTTAGTTGCTAATGCGACAATTTCTTTTGCCGGAAATAGTCCCCGATCGTGTTCATATGTTTTGTGAAAATTAGCAAACATCCGCATTTGAGTAAATAAATCCAATGTATTGCCACTACTTGGTCCATCAGTTCCTAACCCTACTTGCCATTGATGAGCCAACATTTCTTTGACTGGTGCGACACCTTTGGCAGATTTCGTATTAGCACCAATACAATGCGCGACTTTCACTAAATGAGCTTTACTTTGCAATAGTTCCAAATCACTCGGTTCAGTAAAAATAGCATGCGCCATAATAAATTATTGTTCGAAATAACCTAAATCATTTAGAAAAGCTATTGGTGTTTGTTGGTAACGTTGGGCAAACTCCTCCATCTCGTATGTCATTTCTGCGACATGCATGGTAATTGGAATGGCATAACGTTTTGCTAACACCACAATCTGTGCCAAGTCTTCTGGCGTATTGGTATTTGTGGCATGAGGCGCAATCGCTGGGGTAATTAACGAATGGTTGTGCCATTTTTCAATAAATGATTCACACCAAGCCAAAGCCGCTTTTGGAGTCGCAAAATCACACGTGGGCATATCAATAATCGTTTCACCAAGAATGGCGCGTGCCCCCATTTGTGCTACAACTTCTGCAATTGCATCTTCAAAATAATACATATCACAAAAACTAGTCACACCACTTAGCAGCATTTCCGCCACCGCATATTGCACCGAAGCTTGTGCTAATTCTTTCGTCATGACTTGTTCTAAAGGAAAAATGTTGATACCACTAAAGCGTTGCTTCCTGAACTTTCATTTCCGCTACTTTTTGATTCTTGTGTTTTCGCGTCTTCACTATTACCACATGCTCCTAAAATAAATCCCGACACCAATAATAAACCGACCATATACTTTTTCATTGTGTTCTCACCTTTCTAAAATGACTAATTTTTCAGCTGGGAAGTGTAATTGGATTTCTTCACCAGTTTGGTAAACTTGTTGATCACTACCGTTGACTAACAATGTTCCTAATTCCGTTGTGACTTCATATTGGTGGCTTTTTCCTAAAAACGTACGAACGACAACGGTTCCTTTTACTGCACCATCTTGGACAATTTGAATATCTTCTGGACGAATGGTTGCAACTGCCTGTTCAGCTGATGCCGTTGAAAGCGTTGATGAAAGTGTTATTTGATTGGCCGTTTGATAGCCTGTAGCTGTTTTTGTCACATCAAAGAAATTTTCAAAACCAATAAATTGTGCCACAAATTTTGTTTTTGGTAAACGGTAAATATTTTCTGGAGTATCGTATTGTTCAATGACACCATTATTCATAATCGCAACTTTATCAGAAATCGAGAAACATTCTTCTTGATCGTACGTAACAAAGACAGTTGTAATTCCTAGCTGTTGTTGGATACGTTTAATTTCAATTCGCATCGCTACCATCTAAGTTTGATAACGGCTCGTCTAGCAGCAATAATTTAGGTTCAATAATCAATGCCCGTGCTAGTGCCACACGTTGTCGTTGTCCACCAGATAATTGCTTTGGATAACGGTCGCCTAAATTTTCTAAACCACAAATCGCTAACATTTCTGCTACACGTTTTTCGATGACTTCATTCTTTTCTTTTCGCAGTTTTAAACCAAAACCAACATTTTCCGCAATTGTTAAATGGGGAAATAAGGCATAACTTTGAAAGACCATCCCAAAATTACGTTTGTGGACAGGAACTTTTGTTAGATTGTCGTTATCCAAAATAAACTCCCCATCGTTTGGTTTGATTAAACCAGCAATCACACGTAATGTCGTCGTTTTCCCACAACCACTTGGACCTAATAAAGAAACAAGTTCACCTTTTTCCATTGAAATATTCATTTCTTCTAAAATATTTTGTTTTCCGTCATAACTAACACGGATATTCTTTAGTTCAACAAATGACACAGTTTTTTCTCCTTTACGCAATAGACGCTAAGCCTAGCGTTTTTTCAATTAGATACATCAAGCCAATCGTCAATAACATCAACATCACTGAAATTGCAGAAACGGTTGGGTCATAGTTGTATTCCATGTAACTTAATAAAGAGGTCGGTAGCATCGTCACACCAGGACCGGATAAGAACATCGATACCGGAACATTGTTAAATGAGTTAACAAACGCCAACATAAACGCTGCAAAAATCCCTGAAGAAACATTGGGTAATACAATTTGCATGAATGCTCTGAAACGTGTGCAACCTAACGTCCAAGCAACTTCTTCAATCGAATAATCCAATTGATCCATACTAGAACCAACCACACGAATAATATACGGTAAACTAATTAAAAAGTGACCAATTAATAACCCTTGGAATACCGGTAACCCTAGTGCAACAACAATAAATTGAAAAAGTGTATAACCGACAACAATTCCTGGAATCACAGTTGGCGATAAGAAGAAACTTTTAATTAAGTTTTTCCCTTTGACAGAGTATCTTGCTAACGCATATGAAGCAGGAACGCCTACTAATAAAGCTAAAACTGTTGCAAGTAAACCGATGATTAAGCTTATTTTAAAGCTTTCTAACATTGTTTCTGAACGCAACGCATTCCCATACCAATCTAGGGAAATTGAATCGCAGCAGCTGTTCCAAATGATGTAATGAAAATTAATAGCAAGGGTAAAAATAAAAAGGCAAATACTAAAATCGCAATAATCGTCATTCCTTTTTGTTTACGCATGGTTCATTTCTCTCCTATCCATTCGACTTGCAATAATATTTAAGCCTTTCATCACAATTAAAGTAGTCACAATCAACGCAATAATGGCAACGGCATTCCAATCACCTAGTCTAGACGCTTTTTGATAAAGGAAGGTTGCTAACAGCATTTTTTGATTCCCCCCAGTAATTGCGGTGTTGTATACGCTGTTAATGTTCCAGTAAACACTAAAATACTCCCAACAATCGCACCGGGAACGGATAGTGGCAACACAATTTTGACAAAGGCAATAAACGGGGACGCACCTAACGTTTCCGCAGCTTCTAACATCTCACCTTCGATATTTTCCATCACACCCACCAGTGTCATAATCATCGTTGGTAAGAATAAATAAACGGAACCAATAATAATGGAAAATTCGGTATAAAGTAAGCTTAACGGCTGTTCAATAATTCCTAATGAAACTAAAAAATTATTAATCACGCCATTTTTTCCTAAAATATTAATCCAAGAAAAACTACGAATGACAGAGTTGGTTAATAAGAGAAATAACGTCATCGCCATTAAAATTCCTCGCCATTTTTTCTGTAAACCAGCAATAAAATACGCAGTCGGGATACCTAGAATTAACGAAATGACGGTGACAATTCCCGATACACGAATCGTCCGCCAAAAAATACCACGGTTGTATTCATCTTGAAAGAAGGCGATATAATTACTAAGACAACATCCAAAAACCTAATCTTATACTCATCGTTTCCTTCTCATTCCTTTATCGTTCGTAAAAAAACAGACTTGAACGCCTAGATAGGAATTCAAGTCTATTTTTTATTCTTCTATTGGTTCATTTTGAAAGACCAATTGATCATTTAGTAAACTAATTGTGACATTCGTTTTTGGTAATACACGACCGGAAACAATTTCTTTTGCCAATGGCGTTTCGACTTCACGGGTAATGAAACGACGTAATGGACGTGCACCATAGGCTGGTTCATACGCTTGTTCCGCAATCCAAGATTTGGCATCGTCAGCAATGCTCAAATAAATTTCTTGAGCGACTAAACGACTTGCTAATTGTGCCACAATCTTATCAACGATGCCTTTCACATTGTCTAAACTTAATGGTGTAAATAGAATCGTATCATCAATACGGTTCAAGAACTCTGGTTTGAAATGCCCTTTTAGAATCGTCATCACTTGTTCTTCCACTGATTCTGGAATTGTCCCCTCTGCAGTAACACCTTCTAATAACAATTGTGACCCAATATTACTTGTCATAATTAAGACTGTATTTTTAAAGTCGACAACGCGGCCTTTTGAATCAGTTAAACGACCATCATCTAATACTTGTAACAAAATATTGAAGACATCTGGATGGGCTTTTTCAATTTCATCCAATAAGATAATCGTATATGGATTCCTACGAACAGCTTCGGTTAGTTGTCCACCTTCCTCAAAACCAACATATCCTGGAGGTGCCCCAACTAAACGCGACACAGAATGTTTCTCCATGTATTCACTCATATCAATTCGAACCATATGATCTTCAGAATCAAACAAGTTTTCCGCTAACGCTTTGGCTAATTCTGTTTTACCTACTCCAGTTGGTCCTAAGAATAAGAAAGAACCTAACGGACGATTTGGATCTTGTAAACCAGCGCGTGAACGAATAACCGCATCACTCACAGCATTCACCGCTTCTTCTTGACCAATGACACGTTTATGAAGGGTCTCATTTAATTTCATTAATTTTTCGCGTTCGCCTTCGACTAATTTTGTTACAGGAATTCCTGTTAAACGTCCGACAACCGTTGCAATTTCATTTTCAGTCACTGATTCTTGAACCATCCGTAAATGATCGTGCGTATCTTTATTTTCCAATGCTTTTAATTCACGTTCTAGTTGTGGAATTGTACCATGACGTAAGACTGCTGCACGTTCTAAGTCATAATTGTTTTCTGCATCTTCTAATTCATGTTTGGCACGATCGATTTCGGCACGTTTGTTCGAAATCTCGTTCACTTCTTCTTTTTCAGTTTCCCATTGCATCTTCATCGCATTTGCTTCTTCACGTAATTCAGCTAATTCTTCTTGAAGAGAGGCTAAACGTTTTTTCGATGCGTCATCAGTTTCTTTTTTTAGTGCAGCTTCTTCAATTTCCAATTGCATTAAACGACGAGTCACTTGGTCTAATTCAGTTGGCATAGAATTCATTTCAACACGAATGGTCGCACACGCTTCATCGACTAAGTCAATCGCTTTATCAGGTAAGAAACGGTCTGTAATGTAACGATCAGACAAGGTTGCTGCAGCTACTAACGCATTATCATGGATATTTACGCTATGATGGATTTCAAAACGTTCCTTCAAGCCACGTAAAATAGAAATTGTGTCTTCAACGGTTGGTTCTTTGACTAGTACCTTTTGGAAACGACGTTCTAACGCTTTATCTTTTTCCATGTATTGACGATACTCATCTAATGTCGTTGCACCAATGGTATGCAATTCCCCACGTGCTAACATTGGTTTTAATAAGTTTCCAGCATCCATACTACCTTCTGTTTTACCAGCACCCACGATATTATGAATTTCATCGATAAATAAGATAATACGTCCATCTGATTTTTTCACTTCTTGTAAAACCGCTTTTAAACGCTCTTCAAACTCACCACGGAATTTTGCTCCCGCAATTAATGCACCCATATCTAACGAAAAGATTGTTTTGTCTTTTAAATTTTCGGGAACATCTTTACGAACGATACGTTGGGCTAATCCTTCGACAATTGCTGTTTTACCAACACCAGGTTCACCAATTAAGACAGGGTTATTTTTTGTTTTACGAGATAAAATACGAATCACATCGCGAATTTCTTCATCACGACCAATAATCGGATCCATTTTTCCATTTTTCACTTGTTGAACTAAATCAACACCGTATTTTTCTAATGCTTTGTATTGTTCTTCTTGGTTTTGTGAGGTCACTCGATCTCCTCCTCTCATCTCTTCTATGCTTTTACGTAATTCTTTTTCGTTAATCCCTTGTTTTGTTAAATACTTGGTTAGTCGATAATTTTTTAATTTCATTAAAGCCAGCAAAACGATTTCTGTTGATAAAAATTCATCTTGAAAAGACTCTCTTAATTTATCCGCTTCATTTAATAAGTGATACAAATTTTGACTCATACTTTGTCCATATTGAACATTTCCGCCTTCAATACTTGGGTATTCATCTAAGGCACGATCAACTTCTGTTTCAAAAGCATCGACGTCAATTCCTGCATCTGTGTAAAAATTTCTGGCAAAATGATTTGGTTGTAAAAAGATTTTCCATAAATGGGCAATATCGATTTCTTGATGGTGACGCGTCACAGCGATTTGTTGTGCTTCTGCAATTGCGCCTTGAAGTGTCGTCGTCATTTTTTCTATATTCATATTATTTCCTCCCATCATTTGACTAAGGCCTATCGCCTTACAAGAACTATTATACGACTATGGTCAGTAAAGGTCAAAAAATAACCCTCCAAAGTTAAAAGATTTCTTCTCTTTATTATCTATCTTCATTTTGTTTTCTTATTGTGGTGGTATTCCCTTTGTCATTATGTCCTCGATAGCTCTGATATTGCAAATGCAAGGAAAATTCTATGAAGCTAAAAGTACATTTGTTGTCGCTGTAATTTGTCGGTTTGTTGGTGCTGCAACTGTCATTTATCAACGCAATTCGTGGACACTTGCTAAACAAACCCTTGTACATTTTTTCGTTATGTTACTCACAGTCTATCCCCTTTTATTATGGAGTGATTGGTTTAAGAGGGATACGTTTGTAGATATGTTTATTGTTCTGTTACTTTTCGTACTTGTTGGTGTGCTCTTATGGTGTGGCATTATGGTATTTCGAAAATTATTTGACTTACATTAACAAAAAGCTTAGACAACTTTTCTCTGCTGTCTAAGCTTTTGATTAACATTTAAACAAATTTTTTTGTTGTTTCTTTAATTGATAGCTGCTTTCTGTTTCATTTATTTGATGCAATGCGAATCAATTTGTTGGTTGCATTGCACGTAACATCGTTTACCTTCGCATTTTATTTAGGAAACTGATTTTTTATTTTTTCGGCATACGCTGCTTTTTTTGTGTATAACTTAAATAAAATATGGAAAACACCACAAGCTACTAATAAACCGCCATACATCATATTTCCCTGCCAGAGAACATACGTATTAAATACCGCAATTAGAACTAACGAAACGAAAAAAGAAACCATCATTCGCATCATTAATCCTTTTGCTTTAATCGTGTTAAAATACGCAATCCATTTCCCTTCATCCATGTGCTGTATAATTCGTTTCATATGAAAAAAGAGCATCAATAACAACACTGAGACTAATAAAGCTAAATAAATAGACGCTAAGACCGTAATAAATAAGCTTAAAATATCTAAAATCAAATAGACATCTCCTTGAATTTTTATTTCTTTCAAAGTCTACCATAGAATAACTATTGTCTCAATAATAGAAAACCAGTTATCTGTGACGCTCAAGATAACTGGTTTTCATTCATTTATTTTCTTTTTTATTTAGCCATTTTACACTAAAGAAGAACGAAGAGACACTTAAAACAAAACTACCAATTAAACAATTAAAGCCAAGTTTTAAAATAAAGAGATCCACATCTTCCCATCTAGTCAAATCAAAATTAGGTGCCCCAACTTGTTTTACAGATTTTGATGCCACTACAAATAGAATAATTGCTCCAATCATTAATAAAATTGAACCGAGTTGTAACAAATGATTAATTTTTTTCATTGTCCCTCTCCCCTTTGACAAACAATCTGGTAAACGCTTTGCTTGATTTTAACATATCCTCTGTCATACAACCAAAATTGACCCTTACTACTATGAAAATATCAGCAGATACTAATCAAACATTCACACGAATAAAACGTTTGCAGTACAATATATACAAGGAGGGAAAATAATGACAACAATTTACGATTTTACAGTAACCGACCAAGCTGGTAATGATTTCCCATTAAAAAATTACCAAGGCAATGTGTTGTTGATTGCAAATACTGCGACAAAATGCGGATTCACCAAACAATATGACGCATTAGAAGAACTCTATAAAGAACTAGCAGATCAATCATTTGAAATACTCGATTTCCCATGTAATCAATTCATGGAACAAGCACCTGGAACGAGTGAGGAAATTAATCAGTTTTGTGCATTGAATTATGGAACGACTTTTCCTCGTTTTGAAAAAATTGATGTGAATGGTTCCCAAGCAATCCCTTTGTACCAATGGTTACGAGAAACAAAACCGATTGATGAAGGCAAAGACGCGCAAGCATTTACTGAAAAAATGCAGGCTTTTAATCCTGATGCAGAAGCAAATGCCATTCATTAGAATTTCACAAAATTTTTAGTCGACCAACAAGGCAATGTGGTACATCGCTATTTACCAACTGTTGAACCTTCAGAAATAAAAAATGATATTTTGTCCTTATTAGGATAAAAAAAATCCTCACTGATGAATGCAGTGAGGATTTTTTTACATTGTTTTTCAACCAACATTGCGTTTGCAATAATAATTGCCATTACTTACTGATGAAATGACTTCTTTTTTGCTAATTTATCTTGCACATCACGTATCAGAGTCGCGTCAAAATCTATTCCCCTAATAATGATGCGCAAATACTCAATGATCCTCTTCATCAATTATTAATTCCGCTTGATAATCACACCGTTCATATTCATCAATATCAACCGGCACTTCTTGAAAACCAAACATTTGATAAATGTGTAGCGCTGATTTCAAGTTTTTATTTGAATAAATGACAACTTTTTTGGTCTTTTTATCCTTAGCATAATCCAAAGCAGCAGCAAATACAGCTTTGCCCGCCCCTTTTCCTTGAAATTTTTCGTTGGTAGCAAATTTACAAATTTCCCAAATATCTGGTTGCAATTCAATTACCATGCAAGTGGAGAGAACTTGTTCACCATCAATTGCAAAAAAAATCATGCCTCCTTGTTCTAAGTAGTGCGCTACATTTTCAAGCTGTTCTAAATCATGGGATTCAATTTAAAAAAATTTATCAATCCAATGCTTATTTAAATCGATGAATTCTTGCTTATATTGTTTATCATAACGAATAACCTTCATCTTATTTCCACCTTTTTTAGTTGTGTTTCCATTCCCACTTTTCATCCATTACTTCATGTTCTTTCCATTTTTTCGTTGGAATTGCTTCGGTTAAAGTAAAACCACTTCTTACATATAAATTTCTAGCTTGCGTTAATTCATTAATAGTCCATAGATAGACATGTAATAATTGTTTGGTTGCTACAAAATTCATTAGCGTCTCTAATAATTGTTTGCCTAATCCTAAATGTTGATATTTGGCATCTACAGCAAACCAATGAATTTCCCAATCCGCTGTGTCATTTTCAACAATGCCAATCGAACCTACACGCACACCGTTTACTTTGGCAAGCCAAATTTTTCCAGAGTGTGGCTGCTCCGTATAATGACTTAAAGAATTTAAAATATGTGTTTGAATGGCATAATGATACCCTAATTCGCTATAAACTCTGCTATGCAAGTCTGCAACAAAACCTATATCCTGAATTTTGGCTTCACAAATTTCAATAAGATTGTTTTTTTCATACGTATTCTTAAAAACAGTCATCGCACAATCTAGTCGCTGAATTTCTTGTTTAGAATAAGGAACCAATTCTTCTCGCAATCCTGCGCGAACAATCTCCGTTTGTTCTAAATACATCTGTTTCCCTTTTTCAGTTAGCGATAAAATAAATGACCGCTTATCTTCTTTATCTGGTACACGAATAATAATGCCATTTTTTTCAAGTTTATTTAACATTTTACTTAATTGACCTTTATTCATTGTTAAATTCTCACTAATATCTTTAGCACTCAATGCATGGTTATTGTAAATTTCTGCTACAACATTGGCTTCACCAATAGTAAAGAGTTCCCCATAAAATTTAAAATCAAATTTACCTAATAAGTTCGCATAAAATCGGTTAAACCCTCGAAATTTATCTATAAATTGCAAATTAGTCATTGGCTTTCCCTCCTATATTTCTACTTTACACATTTTAGTTTAACTTGCAAACTAAAATATTTCAACAATTAAACTATTTAAAAAATAAAAAAGGTAGAAAGTCCATCCTGACTTTCTACCTTTTTTCTCATTTTTCGTTCTTTTTCTGATTATCTAAACCTGCACCGATTGCCACTCCTAATGCGACGCCTAAAGCAATACCTAAAGCTAAATTATCAAACAATAAACCAAACACCACACCAAAAGCGGGACCTAATGAGACACCAAGAGCTGTATAATTCACATCATCTTTTTTCTTCATGTTCTCCACTCTCTTTGGTTTTCTTACTTTAAGCCTAACAAAGAATACATACTGTAGCAATTATTTTAAATAGATTCGGGTAAATCCTTGCGATACATTTCGGAAATGTTTGTTGCTTCTTCGAGTGCAAACATCGTTTTTTCATTCAGTTTTGCGTAACAAATACCGTATCATTTGTTTGAAATAGTTTCTCAGCTAATGCTGAAATCTCATCATTTATTCTGGTAAGTCTTCTAAATAAACCTTTCTATCAGCAATTTCTACTGTCATATTATTCATTTCTCTCTGCTTTCAATTCTTCCAATTCATTGGATAGAGCATTTTTACGATCGACTAACACGCCGACGAAACCGAGTAAAAAGGGTAAGACGTATGAAGCAAAACGATACAACAACATCGACGATACAGCATCCACGGTTCCCACAAGCGGACTAAATAAAAAGAGATACACAAATTCAAAAGCACCGATACCTGCGGGTGAAGGCAGTACACCGGCTAAGACTAATGTAAAACTAATCAATGAAAAGACCAATAAAAAATCCACATTCGGATGATTATCTACTAGACAAATATACGGTATCAGATACCACATGCCGAGTTTTATTACATTTAACAAATAAATTTTAACCAATGCTGTCCGATCTGTTAATACAGAAGAAACTGTCTCTCTTAGTGAATAAATTTGAATATTACAACGATCCACCAAATCACGCATTTTTTGCGTTTTCAAAAAACGATGACAGAGAGTGACAAACCCAACTTGCAATTTTAAACTCAATGAAATCACTAAGAAAAAGGAAATAATAACACCAGTCATCAACATACCGAGCAAAATTAAAGGAATCATTTTAGGTGCATGTTCATAAAACAATGAAAATTGAATAATCAATGCGAAAATAGCATAAGTCAAAATAGCCCCTTTATACATAATCATATGTAAAGCAGCGACACCCATTCCTTGTGATACTTTCAACCCTTTCCGATTGTAATAATTTACTTCCGAAATCAATGTTCCCATTCCAAACGTAATAACACGATAAAAGGCCACATGAAAAGCTGTTAGCATACCATCAAAGATACGAAACTTCTTCGAAAAGCCCGTAACAATAGAACGAATTGACCAGCCTTCAAAAAATTGATAGGCGATGCCTAAAAAGACCACACCTGCTAAAACAAGTAGTGACGTTTCTTTTAATTCTGCCAAAATATCGGCCAAAGAGTTTTTAATTAAATAAAACATTATCCCAAAAATCAAAACTAGCGCTAAAATATTCAAGATAAATTTGGTTTTCGCATTTATTTTCATTTCAATCTCCTAACTAAAAAAGAGCAAGAAACCATCAAAAATTACACCAATGAGAAAATAAACGAGAAACTTTCGTTTGCGCGTTTTATGATGAAATATGCTACGTGCTAGTAAACCACCTAGTCCACCACCCACAATGCCCATCAATAAAAGATTGGCTTCGGGTACACGCCATTGTTTTTTTCTTGCTTGTTGTTTATCATAGCCCATTAAACAAAAAACATAGATATTGACCAGTAGTAAATAGACCCAGACTGGATTTTGAATTATTTCTGACATATAAACCTCCATAGTTATAGGATACCTTACAACACAGCTTATCGTAAAGAATTTACCAATAGAAAAGCAGACAACTCTCATCGTCTGCTTGCCTTTTATTCGGTTGGTGGTGTAAATATTTCTAATTTTTGATGAACTACTTTTAATTCAACTGGTAGATCATCTGTTGGATCGCCATCTGTCCGGGTAATGATTTTTTTCTCGTCGGTCAATGGTTTCAGTATTGCTTTGTGTGCTGAAAAATATGTTACTCCAGGGATTTTATGAAATTGCCCTTTAAAAATGCGCGGAATATTATAGATAAAACGGAAAAATTGCAATTTAGGAATAATCGTAATGTGCATTTGCCCATCATCAGGTGTCGCTGATGCATCAAATTGCGTGAAACCACCTACAGAATTGGTCATTGTAATCGTCACTAGATGTGCCTTTCCTTGCCAAAAATCATCCTCTGTTTGAATTGATAACGGATATTTGCGTCGTTTAAATAAAATTCGGAAAAAACGTTTTGTAAAGGCTAATGGGCCATATTTTTGCTTTTCTTCTTGACTCACTTTTGATGCCGTATCTGCTAAAATTCCTACTGTCACAGTTGAAATCATGACATCATCATTCATTTTGCCATAATCAATTTTTCGTGTATGTTGATTGACAATGACTTGAAAGGCCTCTTTTTGATTCAACGGAATTTCCAACACACGAGCTAAATTATTCACCGTGCCCCCTGGAATTAAACCAACTTTATATTGATCAATCGTTTCTTGAAACATACGAACAACATGATGAACCGTACCATCACCACCAATTACTACGAGTGTGTCGATTTGATGATCGTTTGCTTTTTGAAGAATTTTCTTTTCATCCACATCGGGATTTGTTACTTGGAGGATGATTTTTTCGATATCTTTGTTATTTTTTGCAAACTCTTTAAAGTCTTTTGCAATTTTTTCACCTTCATTTTTTCCAGATGTATCATTATAAATGACCATGATTTTCATCTTCATCACTCCTAAAAAAAGATAGTAAAGATCACTTCGACTTTACTATCTTTTTTGTTATTTTGCCACTAATTCAGCGATTTTAACAATAACATCTGTTGCTTTTTCCATAGCTTGTAATGAAACATATTCAAAACGACCGTGCATGTTTTCGCCACCTGCAAAAATATTTGGTGTAGGAATCCCCATATAAGAGATTTTTGAACCATCTGTGCCCCCACGTACAGGTTCAATAATTGGTTCAATACCTAATTCGTGCATCGCTTGCTCAGCAACGTCAATGATGCTCATATCTTGCTCAATGATTTCTTTCATATTGTAATATTGATCATACATATGAACTGCGATACGTTCTTGATCGAATGAACGATTCATTTTCGCTTGAATTTCTGTTAGTAAGGCTTTACGTGCTTCAAACTTTTCACGGTCGTGATCACGAATGATATAACTCATTTTTGCTTCTTCAACAGAACCTGAAAAACCCATCAAGTGGAAAAAGCCTTCATAACCATCTGTTTTTTCAGGTACTTCGTCAGCTGGTAATTGATTTTGGAAATCAATCGCTAATTGCAAAGCATTAATCATTGTATCTTTCGCAGTACCCGGATGAACGTTTTTACCGTAGAAAGTAATATCTGCTTGTGCCGCATTAAATGTTTCATATTGCAATTCACCCACAGGACCACCGTCCATCGTATAAGCGAATTTCACATTAAAATCTTCAACATCAAATTTATCTGCTCCGACACCGATTTCTTCATCGGGACCAAATGCCACTTTAATTTCACCATGAGGAATAG
This window encodes:
- a CDS encoding lysylphosphatidylglycerol synthase transmembrane domain-containing protein, coding for MKINAKTKFILNILALVLIFGIMFYLIKNSLADILAELKETSLLVLAGVVFLGIAYQFFEGWSIRSIVTGFSKKFRIFDGMLTAFHVAFYRVITFGMGTLISEVNYYNRKGLKVSQGMGVAALHMIMYKGAILTYAIFALIIQFSLFYEHAPKMIPLILLGMLMTGVIISFFLVISLSLKLQVGFVTLCHRFLKTQKMRDLVDRCNIQIYSLRETVSSVLTDRTALVKIYLLNVIKLGMWYLIPYICLVDNHPNVDFLLVFSLISFTLVLAGVLPSPAGIGAFEFVYLFLFSPLVGTVDAVSSMLLYRFASYVLPFLLGFVGVLVDRKNALSNELEELKAERNE
- a CDS encoding bifunctional helix-turn-helix transcriptional regulator/GNAT family N-acetyltransferase, which produces MTNLQFIDKFRGFNRFYANLLGKFDFKFYGELFTIGEANVVAEIYNNHALSAKDISENLTMNKGQLSKMLNKLEKNGIIIRVPDKEDKRSFILSLTEKGKQMYLEQTEIVRAGLREELVPYSKQEIQRLDCAMTVFKNTYEKNNLIEICEAKIQDIGFVADLHSRVYSELGYHYAIQTHILNSLSHYTEQPHSGKIWLAKVNGVRVGSIGIVENDTADWEIHWFAVDAKYQHLGLGKQLLETLMNFVATKQLLHVYLWTINELTQARNLYVRSGFTLTEAIPTKKWKEHEVMDEKWEWKHN
- the clpB gene encoding ATP-dependent chaperone ClpB, with the translated sequence MNIEKMTTTLQGAIAEAQQIAVTRHHQEIDIAHLWKIFLQPNHFARNFYTDAGIDVDAFETEVDRALDEYPSIEGGNVQYGQSMSQNLYHLLNEADKLRESFQDEFLSTEIVLLALMKLKNYRLTKYLTKQGINEKELRKSIEEMRGGDRVTSQNQEEQYKALEKYGVDLVQQVKNGKMDPIIGRDEEIRDVIRILSRKTKNNPVLIGEPGVGKTAIVEGLAQRIVRKDVPENLKDKTIFSLDMGALIAGAKFRGEFEERLKAVLQEVKKSDGRIILFIDEIHNIVGAGKTEGSMDAGNLLKPMLARGELHTIGATTLDEYRQYMEKDKALERRFQKVLVKEPTVEDTISILRGLKERFEIHHSVNIHDNALVAAATLSDRYITDRFLPDKAIDLVDEACATIRVEMNSMPTELDQVTRRLMQLEIEEAALKKETDDASKKRLASLQEELAELREEANAMKMQWETEKEEVNEISNKRAEIDRAKHELEDAENNYDLERAAVLRHGTIPQLERELKALENKDTHDHLRMVQESVTENEIATVVGRLTGIPVTKLVEGEREKLMKLNETLHKRVIGQEEAVNAVSDAVIRSRAGLQDPNRPLGSFLFLGPTGVGKTELAKALAENLFDSEDHMVRIDMSEYMEKHSVSRLVGAPPGYVGFEEGGQLTEAVRRNPYTIILLDEIEKAHPDVFNILLQVLDDGRLTDSKGRVVDFKNTVLIMTSNIGSQLLLEGVTAEGTIPESVEEQVMTILKGHFKPEFLNRIDDTILFTPLSLDNVKGIVDKIVAQLASRLVAQEIYLSIADDAKSWIAEQAYEPAYGARPLRRFITREVETPLAKEIVSGRVLPKTNVTISLLNDQLVFQNEPIEE
- a CDS encoding DUF3021 family protein encodes the protein MSSIALILQMQGKFYEAKSTFVVAVICRFVGAATVIYQRNSWTLAKQTLVHFFVMLLTVYPLLLWSDWFKRDTFVDMFIVLLLFVLVGVLLWCGIMVFRKLFDLH
- a CDS encoding DUF1294 domain-containing protein, producing MSEIIQNPVWVYLLLVNIYVFCLMGYDKQQARKKQWRVPEANLLLMGIVGGGLGGLLARSIFHHKTRKRKFLVYFLIGVIFDGFLLFFS
- a CDS encoding GNAT family N-acetyltransferase, with the protein product MESHDLEQLENVAHYLEQGGMIFFAIDGEQVLSTCMVIELQPDIWEICKFATNEKFQGKGAGKAVFAAALDYAKDKKTKKVVIYSNKNLKSALHIYQMFGFQEVPVDIDEYERCDYQAELIIDEEDH